In the Deinococcus malanensis genome, one interval contains:
- the mglB gene encoding GTPase-activating protein MglB → MIEPSLALYGDAFERVDQHIQDLLVTTGVRYGLLVDRKGFVLSHKEALWAPRPPALDSVATLVASNAAATAALANMLGERTFSEQIHQGENGTLYVESVGDSALLTLIFDGSVPLGKVKVYAKKTIAQLAAILEELKDVPPMQLTDDFSKGASALLDDLLG, encoded by the coding sequence ATGATTGAACCTTCACTTGCGCTGTACGGTGACGCCTTTGAACGCGTGGACCAGCATATTCAGGACCTGCTGGTGACCACCGGTGTGCGTTACGGCCTGCTGGTAGACCGCAAGGGCTTCGTGCTCTCTCACAAAGAAGCGCTCTGGGCGCCCCGTCCTCCGGCACTCGACAGCGTGGCCACACTAGTCGCCAGCAACGCTGCGGCCACCGCCGCCCTGGCCAACATGCTGGGCGAGCGCACCTTCAGCGAGCAGATCCACCAGGGCGAGAACGGCACCCTGTACGTCGAGTCGGTCGGCGACTCGGCCCTGCTGACGCTGATCTTCGACGGCAGCGTGCCCCTGGGCAAGGTAAAGGTCTACGCCAAGAAAACCATCGCGCAGCTTGCCGCCATTCTCGAAGAGCTCAAGGATGTGCCCCCCATGCAGCTCACCGATGACTTCAGCAAAGGCGCCAGCGCCCTGCTCGACGACCTGCTGGGCTGA
- the mglA gene encoding GTPase MglA — protein MSTINFAAREINCKIVYYGPGMSGKTTNLKHVFSKVPGHLRGEMVSLATEDERTLFFDFLPLDLGTVQGFKTRFHLYTVPGQVFYNASRKLILRGVDGIVFVADSAPNRLRANAESMRNLRENLAEHGIDVRDVPIVLQINKRDLPDALSADMIRAVVDPKKELLLFEATAHTGGGVFETLKTVSRLVLERLSQNK, from the coding sequence ATGAGCACCATCAACTTCGCGGCCCGAGAAATCAACTGCAAGATCGTCTACTACGGTCCTGGCATGAGCGGCAAGACCACCAACCTCAAGCACGTCTTTTCCAAGGTGCCCGGCCACCTGCGCGGCGAGATGGTCAGCCTGGCGACAGAAGACGAGCGGACGCTGTTCTTCGACTTCCTGCCGCTGGACCTGGGTACCGTCCAGGGCTTCAAGACCCGCTTTCACCTGTACACCGTGCCGGGACAGGTGTTCTACAACGCCAGCCGCAAGCTGATCCTGCGTGGCGTGGACGGCATTGTGTTCGTGGCGGACAGCGCACCCAACCGCCTGCGCGCCAACGCCGAAAGCATGCGCAACCTGCGTGAGAACCTTGCGGAGCATGGCATCGACGTGCGCGACGTGCCGATCGTGCTGCAGATCAACAAGCGTGACCTGCCTGACGCCCTGTCGGCCGACATGATCCGCGCGGTCGTGGACCCCAAGAAGGAACTGCTGTTGTTCGAGGCGACGGCCCATACCGGCGGCGGCGTGTTCGAGACCCTCAAGACGGTCAGCCGACTGGTCCTTGAGCGCCTGTCCCAGAACAAGTAA
- a CDS encoding ABC transporter permease produces the protein MLSLLSLEFRKMLGSRSARLALLVTFFLPLVWAFAPRLNVLVPIGIISGWQLPAVSLGIAVQTLIPLFLAVTVAELIGAEVSQGTLAPLLLRPVDRTRVILSKLVAALTYPFILVASTVLGALLAGIPLGFGSFTGGTGLGPGLFVGVGELSSAAALGQVVRGSLLAGVMLMPIAALALLFGVLYINTAAAALATIAALSVMRLLVVFPEGLQRILLTSHLNLYVQQGNLTQPLILLLIYTLGFGLITALLFENRDL, from the coding sequence ATGCTGAGCCTCCTGTCCCTGGAATTCCGCAAGATGCTGGGCTCGCGTAGCGCGAGGCTGGCCCTGCTGGTGACCTTCTTTCTGCCCCTGGTGTGGGCCTTTGCTCCGCGGTTGAACGTGCTGGTGCCTATCGGCATCATCAGCGGCTGGCAGTTGCCGGCTGTCAGCCTGGGGATCGCCGTGCAGACGCTGATTCCACTGTTTCTGGCCGTCACGGTCGCCGAACTGATCGGCGCCGAGGTTTCGCAGGGCACGCTGGCGCCGCTGCTGCTGCGCCCGGTGGACCGCACCCGCGTGATTCTCAGCAAACTAGTTGCGGCGCTGACCTACCCCTTTATCCTAGTGGCCAGTACCGTGCTCGGAGCCCTGCTGGCCGGTATTCCACTGGGATTCGGCTCCTTTACCGGCGGCACCGGCCTGGGCCCCGGGCTGTTCGTGGGCGTGGGTGAACTCAGCAGCGCGGCGGCCCTGGGGCAGGTCGTGCGTGGCAGCCTCCTGGCCGGCGTGATGCTGATGCCCATTGCCGCGCTGGCCCTGCTGTTCGGGGTGCTGTATATCAACACGGCCGCCGCCGCCCTGGCGACCATCGCGGCCCTGAGCGTCATGCGGCTGCTGGTGGTGTTCCCCGAAGGCCTGCAGCGCATCCTGCTGACCAGTCACCTCAACCTGTACGTGCAGCAGGGCAACCTGACCCAGCCGCTGATTCTGCTGCTGATCTACACCCTGGGCTTCGGGCTGATTACCGCGCTGCTGTTCGAGAACCGCGACCTGTAA
- a CDS encoding ABC transporter ATP-binding protein, with protein MTTPGAPAQPSIEVMGLYKKYRSQTVLEDVNLTVSPGEVYALTGPNGAGKTTLIRTITGLAFPTRGEVRLLGRSVHKEGVHARAHLGAVVEAPARFYGQFTGTQNLMIHARLAGMAPGAQPVTRARVREVLALLELTRMADRRVAEFSLGQRQRLGVASAILAEPKVLILDEPTSGLDPLGIGLIHRIVTSMATSGCAVVLSTHHLREIATYAHTVGILTGGRLVENVDLRARQSAYRFRVDDPVAAAAALERLPYVKKASTRTPYAVAHLGSDSRVPETLAHLGALGIRVFEASPDLFDLYEYYRERVEHP; from the coding sequence GTGACCACACCCGGCGCCCCCGCGCAACCGTCCATCGAGGTGATGGGGCTGTACAAGAAGTACCGCTCCCAGACCGTTCTGGAAGATGTGAACCTGACCGTCAGCCCCGGTGAGGTGTATGCCCTGACCGGCCCCAACGGCGCCGGCAAGACGACCCTGATCCGGACCATCACTGGCCTGGCCTTCCCTACCCGGGGTGAGGTCCGGCTGCTGGGCCGCAGTGTCCACAAGGAAGGCGTGCACGCACGGGCCCACCTGGGCGCTGTGGTGGAAGCCCCGGCCCGCTTTTATGGGCAGTTCACGGGAACCCAGAACCTGATGATTCACGCGCGTCTGGCCGGCATGGCACCCGGCGCCCAGCCGGTTACCCGCGCCCGGGTCCGCGAGGTGCTGGCCCTGCTGGAACTGACCCGTATGGCCGACCGGCGGGTCGCCGAGTTCTCACTGGGGCAGCGGCAGCGGCTGGGCGTGGCCAGCGCCATCCTGGCCGAACCGAAGGTGCTGATTCTGGACGAGCCCACCAGCGGCCTGGACCCGCTGGGCATCGGACTGATTCACCGGATCGTGACCAGCATGGCCACCAGCGGCTGTGCGGTGGTTCTGAGTACCCACCACCTGCGGGAAATCGCCACCTATGCCCACACGGTGGGCATCCTGACCGGCGGGCGGCTGGTGGAAAACGTGGACCTTCGGGCCCGGCAGTCGGCCTACCGCTTCCGGGTGGACGATCCGGTCGCGGCGGCAGCGGCCCTGGAACGCCTGCCTTACGTGAAAAAAGCCAGCACCCGCACGCCCTATGCCGTGGCACACCTGGGCAGCGACTCACGCGTGCCCGAGACCCTGGCGCACCTGGGTGCCCTGGGCATCCGGGTGTTCGAGGCCAGCCCGGACCTGTTCGACCTGTACGAGTACTACCGCGAACGCGTGGAGCACCCCTGA
- a CDS encoding 1,4-dihydroxy-6-naphthoate synthase, with protein MSTTDPITLPPVLDLGYSLCPNDTFIFHALHAGLVRGPLPVREVLEDVQTLNEWALSGRLPMTKISYRAYFEVMDQYVALRAGGALGRGVGPLIVTRGAGQDLNGRRVASPGALTTAELLLKLVFPEVQVVRMRYNEIMPAVARGQYHGEPLDAGLIIHESRFTYHEYGLNQQLDLGAWWEKDTGLPLPLGAILVRRDLPSELQWNLNTAVRQSLEYAYAHPEASRGYVRQHALELSDEVMQAHIDLYVNPFSLDVGTQGEQAVRELYRRAVDVGAVPPSSLPLFVTPPHGS; from the coding sequence ATGAGCACCACCGACCCGATCACCCTGCCCCCTGTACTGGACCTGGGCTATTCGCTGTGTCCCAACGACACCTTTATCTTTCACGCGCTGCACGCCGGGCTGGTACGTGGCCCATTGCCGGTCCGGGAGGTGCTCGAAGACGTTCAGACCCTCAACGAGTGGGCCCTGAGCGGCCGGCTGCCCATGACCAAAATCAGCTACCGGGCCTATTTCGAAGTCATGGACCAGTATGTGGCCCTGCGCGCCGGTGGAGCTCTCGGGCGCGGCGTCGGCCCGCTGATCGTGACGCGTGGAGCGGGTCAGGACCTGAACGGACGGCGGGTGGCTTCTCCGGGGGCCCTGACCACGGCCGAGCTGCTGCTGAAGCTGGTCTTTCCTGAGGTTCAGGTGGTCCGCATGCGGTACAACGAGATCATGCCGGCCGTGGCCCGTGGGCAATACCACGGTGAGCCACTGGACGCCGGGCTGATTATTCACGAGTCGCGCTTTACCTACCACGAATATGGCCTGAACCAGCAGCTGGACCTGGGGGCCTGGTGGGAGAAGGATACCGGCCTGCCGCTGCCGCTGGGTGCCATTCTGGTTCGCCGTGACCTTCCCAGCGAGCTGCAGTGGAACCTCAACACGGCGGTGCGCCAGAGCCTGGAGTACGCCTACGCACACCCGGAGGCCTCACGCGGCTATGTGCGCCAGCACGCGCTGGAACTGTCCGACGAGGTCATGCAGGCGCATATCGACCTGTACGTGAACCCCTTCAGCCTGGACGTAGGCACACAGGGTGAGCAGGCCGTGCGCGAACTGTACCGCCGGGCTGTGGATGTGGGGGCCGTGCCTCCAAGCTCTCTGCCGCTGTTTGTCACGCCGCCCCACGGCAGCTGA
- a CDS encoding DUF6174 domain-containing protein: MTLHRRHVSTLVLAALLLGPPAHAGGAEGSRPPPSTQGCRPGYIRPDFVTLNRQLQAAQAKWAAAGLRNYTYDLRQLAAPVLFPEVRITVRNSRRTSLKPVQGDVMVALPMTAGPMEERFATVRQTLRAQQQTRCPDLKLRFDPALGYPTLVYSGTAEANVADGYGEWSIRRLLPLP; encoded by the coding sequence ATGACCCTTCACCGACGGCACGTCTCCACGCTGGTCCTGGCTGCCCTGCTTCTGGGTCCTCCTGCACACGCGGGCGGTGCAGAGGGGTCCCGCCCTCCGCCCTCGACACAGGGGTGCAGGCCCGGATATATCCGCCCGGACTTCGTGACGCTGAACCGTCAGCTGCAGGCGGCCCAGGCGAAGTGGGCCGCCGCAGGACTCCGGAACTACACCTATGACCTGCGTCAGCTGGCGGCGCCGGTGTTGTTTCCGGAGGTCAGGATTACTGTCAGGAACAGCCGTCGGACCAGCCTGAAGCCTGTCCAGGGTGATGTCATGGTAGCCCTGCCCATGACGGCCGGCCCCATGGAAGAGCGCTTTGCCACAGTCCGGCAGACCCTGCGGGCGCAGCAGCAGACCCGGTGTCCGGACCTGAAGCTGCGTTTTGACCCTGCGCTTGGGTATCCCACCCTGGTCTACAGCGGCACGGCGGAAGCCAACGTGGCTGACGGCTACGGCGAGTGGAGCATCCGCCGCCTGCTTCCCCTGCCCTGA
- the ribF gene encoding riboflavin biosynthesis protein RibF: protein MKTYVSPTQRPDTATVVAIGSFDGVHLGHQALIAQLKARARRHRVPSVVYTFDPPTRVLTQGVEFLSTLPEKLDLLDRYGVDETVAVSFTTEFAARPKDAFLEDLRLLRPRTIVVGEDFHFGRGRAGSVEDLRLVAPEVLVVPIHGLSGEDIKSTRVREYLRAGDVAGARRLLGRRYEAQGVVVQGDQLGRTLGWPTANIQVPEGKALPLGVFAVTVTGEGLDACPGMANVGLRPTVNGRERRFEVHLFDYQDNLYGQELQVKFFALLRGEQKFSGLDALTAQLNLDAQAARAALASSD, encoded by the coding sequence GTGAAGACCTACGTCTCCCCCACCCAGCGGCCAGACACCGCCACCGTGGTGGCCATCGGCTCCTTCGATGGCGTGCATCTGGGCCACCAGGCGCTGATCGCGCAGCTCAAGGCGCGGGCCCGGCGTCACCGGGTGCCGAGCGTGGTCTACACCTTCGACCCGCCCACCCGGGTGCTGACCCAGGGCGTGGAATTCCTGTCCACCCTGCCTGAGAAGCTGGATCTGCTGGACCGCTACGGCGTCGACGAGACGGTGGCAGTGTCCTTCACCACCGAGTTCGCGGCCCGGCCCAAGGACGCCTTTCTGGAGGACCTGCGGCTGCTGCGGCCCCGAACCATCGTCGTCGGGGAGGACTTTCACTTCGGACGCGGCCGGGCCGGGTCGGTCGAGGACCTGCGGCTGGTCGCGCCGGAGGTGCTGGTGGTTCCGATTCACGGCCTGAGTGGCGAGGACATCAAGAGCACCCGGGTCCGCGAATACCTGCGCGCCGGGGACGTCGCGGGTGCCCGCCGCCTGCTGGGCCGCCGTTATGAGGCCCAGGGCGTGGTGGTGCAGGGCGATCAGCTGGGGCGCACGCTCGGCTGGCCCACCGCGAACATCCAGGTGCCGGAAGGCAAGGCCCTGCCGCTGGGGGTCTTTGCCGTCACCGTGACCGGCGAGGGGCTCGACGCCTGCCCCGGGATGGCCAACGTGGGACTGCGCCCTACCGTAAACGGGCGCGAACGCCGCTTCGAGGTTCACCTGTTCGATTATCAGGACAACCTGTACGGGCAGGAGCTGCAGGTCAAGTTCTTTGCGCTCCTGCGCGGCGAGCAGAAGTTCAGCGGTCTAGACGCCCTGACAGCGCAGCTGAACCTCGACGCCCAGGCCGCCCGGGCTGCGCTGGCCAGCAGCGACTGA
- a CDS encoding NUDIX hydrolase: protein MSGKTQVVYQGRIVQLELLDGKWEVVRHADAVAILVLNERKEMLLVRQERRAIGAMTVEAPAGLIDDGETPEQAARRELQEEAGLDGDMTLLTRFYSSPGFCDEQLYVFEARNLRESRLPQDEDEEIEIVWMAPQKVLDGLRDGTLVGSASTVTAALYATAHLARTGG, encoded by the coding sequence ATGAGTGGGAAGACGCAGGTGGTGTACCAGGGCCGCATCGTGCAGCTGGAACTGCTGGATGGCAAATGGGAAGTCGTGCGCCACGCCGATGCGGTGGCGATCCTGGTTCTGAACGAGCGTAAGGAGATGCTGCTGGTGCGTCAGGAGCGGCGCGCGATCGGTGCCATGACGGTGGAGGCTCCCGCGGGCCTGATCGACGACGGTGAGACCCCCGAGCAGGCGGCGCGACGCGAACTGCAGGAGGAAGCCGGTCTGGACGGCGACATGACCCTGCTGACACGCTTTTACTCCAGCCCCGGCTTCTGCGATGAGCAACTCTATGTTTTTGAGGCCCGAAACCTGCGGGAGAGCCGGTTGCCGCAGGACGAGGATGAGGAGATCGAAATCGTCTGGATGGCTCCTCAGAAAGTGCTGGACGGACTAAGGGACGGCACGCTGGTGGGAAGCGCCTCCACGGTGACCGCCGCGCTGTACGCCACAGCGCACCTGGCCAGGACCGGAGGGTGA